Proteins co-encoded in one Nicotiana sylvestris chromosome 7, ASM39365v2, whole genome shotgun sequence genomic window:
- the LOC104249795 gene encoding receptor-like serine/threonine-protein kinase ALE2 isoform X2, whose amino-acid sequence MGGVRLQLLCLVLKVCVFSLVLQGSAGFSLSPSPSASSSIPPIEEGIPSSVSHGKAFRSNAPAPAFELNGTSSPPANVLPPLTSNPVPQPKEALTPSLQPSAPTLLPPPSSAPPAISSAPPPAASLPALPPPPIKWNGPAPVLPPSAPKRERQHAEQPVSVPEAPAPVSSPGRNSPEDAPTKAPPLPGSKPPSESRAPESPLSSIAPAPRGKPHNSLPTIPRNPEVSPSIPPVLNAPAPRGNPENPLPTHPIIPEVSPSVPPVLNAPSPRGKPQKPLPVRPNNPEVSPSIPPAIVAPPPRKLPNNSPPSHPRIPLKPPSSSPGKHEISPVSTLWPSIHHKRASAPAAAPPNGIISQHPAKAPTEHKAMGSSTNAPHKFFNSPPKERLYPPLSAPSTSFQRDHRLKDNMTAITPSSYEVHPHLSTEQGPLIPPSPSFHAKSYPKTNLRHQSHSPLTAGSSVPPLLAPLTSPESHDSPAIAPSPAASSRPTKKPFLSPPLGSSSRHPKIPHPFQALPPPPPNEDCASLACAEPFTNGPPKTPCVCVLPMRVGLRLSVALYTFFPLVSELATEIAVGVFIDPSQVRIMGANSASQYPEKTIVLIDLVPLGEKFDNTTAFLTSQRFWHKQVLIKASLFGDYDVLYVQYPGLPPSPPSAASDIDTIGSRPYPGDNNGRTIQPLGVDVSGQRHKSGPNRSVIAVIVLSASVAVILCCAVAWVLLFRHRDRGCQSDPTPPTTLPSLAKSSGIAASMIGSRPNSPSLSFSSSFAAYTGSARTFSSSEIERATDNFNEARVLGEGGFGRVYSGVLDDGTKVAVKILKRDDQQGGREFLAEVEMLSRLHHRNLVKLIGICIEERSRCLVYELMPNGSVESHLHGVDKEISPLDWHARMKIALGAARGLAYLHEDSSPRVIHRDFKSSNILLEHDFTPKVSDFGLARAALDEENRHISTRVMGTFGYVAPEYAMTGHLLVKSDVYSYGVVLLELLTGRKPVDMSQPPGQENLVAWARPLLTSEEGLELIVDSTLGPDFPSDDIVKVAAIASMCVQPEVSHRPFMGEVVQALKLVCSEGEQTKEFVSRSCSRDDLSIDMDARMSTASGQLLMNPRSPVSNSDSELDVERGLSMSDLLSPLARFGKKDSSPFRRYSSSGPFRTGKTRRLWQKMRRLSAGSVSEHGMMFGLQCGSH is encoded by the exons ATGGGTGGGGTGAGGCTGCAACTTCTTTGCTTGGTGCTGAAAGTCTGTGTCTTTTCTTTGGTTCTTCAGGGATCTGCAG gTTTCAGTTTATCCCCCTCTCCGTCAGCTTCCTCTTCAATTCCTCCTATTGAAGAAGGAATACCCTCTTCCGTCTCTCATGGGAAGGCATTCAGAAGTAATGCACCTGCTCCTGCATTTGAACTAAATG GGACGTCTTCTCCTCCTGCAAATGTGCTTCCACCGCTGACGTCTAACCCTGTTCCCCAACCGAAAGAAGCTCTCACTCCATCTCTGCAACCAAGCGCTCCTACATTATTGCCACCTCCCAGTTCAGCCCCACCCGCAATCTCTTCAGCTCCGCCACCAGCCGCTTCTCTACCAGCTCTTCCTCCTCCTCCGATTAAGTGGAATGGTCCTGCTCCAGTTCTTCCACCAAGTGCTCCTAAGAGAGAGCGTCAACATGCTGAGCAGCCTGTTTCTGTGCCAGAAGCTCCAG CACCAGTCTCGTCACCTGGAAGGAATTCACCAGAAGATGCACCAACTAAAGCTCCACCGCTACCTGGATCTAAGCCACCCAGTGAGAGCAGGGCACCAGAGAGTCCTCTCTCCTCAATTGCCCCGG CTCCACGGGGAAAGCCGCACAATTCACTGCCCACCATCCCAAGAAATCCAGAAGTTTCACCATCCATTCCACCAG TCCTGAATGCGCCTGCTCCAAGGGGAAATCCAGAAAATCCACTGCCCACCCACCCAATCATTCCAGAAGTCTCACCATCTGTTCCACCAG TCCTTAATGCGCCTTCTCCAAGGGGAAAGCCACAGAAACCGCTGCCCGTTCGCCCAAACAATCCAGAAGTCTCACCATCCATTCCACCAG CGATAGTTGCACCACCACCAAGGAAGTTACCTAACAATTCACCACCCAGCCATCCAAGAATTCCTCTAAAACCTCCATCCAGTTCCCCAG GTAAGCATGAGATATCCCCTGTATCAACTCTGTGGCCAAGCATCCACCACAAAAGAGCAAGTGCTCCAGCTGCTGCACCTCCTAATGGGATTATCAGTCAGCATCCAGCAAAAG CTCCTACTGAACACAAAGCCATGGGATCCTCTACTAATGCTCCTCATAAATTCTTTAATTCTCCCCCCAAGGAAAGATTATATCCTCCTTTATCTGCACCTTCAACCTCATTTCAGAGGGATCACCGCCTAAAAGATAACATGACAGCAATCACTCCGTCATCTTATGAAGTTCATCCTCATCTTTCAACTGAACAAG GTCCATTGATACCTCCATCTCCTTCGTTTCACGCAAAATCATATCCAAAGACTAACCTTAGGCACCAATCTCATTCACCGTTAACTGCAG GATCATCGGTCCCACCACTTCTTGCGCCTTTAACATCTCCAGAAAGCCATGATTCTCCTGCAATAGCACCCTCTCCGGCTGCTTCATCTAGACCAACTAAAA AGCCATTTCTTTCCCCTCCCCTTGGGTCTTCATCAAGGCATCCAAAGATACCGCATCCATTTCAAGCACTACCACCGCCACCTCCTAACGAAG ATTGCGCATCATTGGCTTGCGCGGAGCCTTTCACAAATGGTCCACCAAAAACaccttgtgtttgtgtcttgcCCATGCGAGTTGGACTACGCCTTAGTGTAGCACTCTACACCTTCTTCCCTTTGGTTTCGGAGCTGGCTACAGAAATCGCTGTTGGTGTATTTATAGATCCAAGTCAAGTCCGTATTATGGGAGCAAATTCAGCCAGCCAGTATCCAGAAAAGACCATTGTCCTTATTGATTTGGTACCCCTTGGAGAAAAATTTGATAACACTACAGCATTTCTGACATCTCAAAGATTCTGGCACAAACAAGTTCTTATAAAAGCTTCACTCTTTGGTGATTATGATGTATTGTATGTGCAATATCCAG GTCTTCCTCCCTCCCCTCCTTCAGCAGCTTCAGACATTGATACCATAGGTAGCCGACCATATCCTGGTGATAATAACGGAAGGACCATACAGCCTCTTGGAGTTGATGTGAGCGGGCAACGGCACAAAAGTGGGCCAAATCGGAGTGTCATAGCAGTAATTGTATTGTCAGCCTCTGTCGCAGTTATTTTATGCTGTGCCGTGGCATGGGTTTTGCTTTTCAGACATAGAGATCGCGGATGTCAGTCAGACCCAACTCCACCAACTACATTACCGTCCCTTGCAAAGTCATCAG GGATTGCAGCCTCCATGATTGGGAGCAGGCCAAACTCTCCTTCATTATCCTTTAGTTCTAGCTTTGCTGCTTATACTGGTTCAGCTAGAACATTCAGTTCAAGTGAAATTGAGAGAGCAACTGACAACTTCAATGAAGCAAGAGTACTAGGTGAAGGGGGATTTGGTCGTGTTTATAGTGGTGTGCTTGATGATGGAACGAAAGTGGCTGTGAAAATCCTCAAGAGAGACGATCAGCAGGGTGGTCGTGAATTTTTGGCTGAAGTAGAGATGCTGAGCCGCCTCCATCATAGGAACTTGGTCAAGTTGATAGGCATATGTATTGAGGAACGCAGTCGCTGTTTAGTTTATGAGCTCATGCCAAATGGCAGCGTAGAATCTCACCTTCACG GTGTTGACAAGGAAATTTCTCCACTTGATTGGCATGCCCGAATGAAAATAGCACTTGGTGCTGCCCGAGGCCTGGCCTATTTGCATGAAGATTCCAGTCCCCGTGTCATACATAGGGATTTTAAATCTAGTAACATCTTACTGGAACATGATTTCACCCCAAAAGTGTCTGATTTTGGTTTGGCTAGAGCTGCATTAGATGAAGAAAACAGACACATATCCACTCGAGTCATGGGAACTTTTGG GTATGTAGCTCCAGAATATGCTATGACGGGGCATCTCCTTGTAAAGAGTGATGTTTACAGCTATGGGGTTGTCCTACTTGAGCTGCTAACCGGAAGAAAGCCGGTGGATATGTCCCAACCACCTGGTCAAGAGAATTTAGTGGCTTGGGCACGCCCACTCCTAACGAGTGAAGAAGGTCTGGAGTTGATTGTGGACTCTACTTTGGGGCCTGATTTCCCTTCTGATGACATTGTAAAAGTAGCTGCTATTGCTTCAATGTGTGTTCAACCAGAGGTATCGCACAGGCCTTTCATGGGTGAGGTCGTCCAGGCTTTGAAGTTGGTGTGTAGCGAAGGTGAACAGACAAAAGAATTCGTGTCTCGAAGTTGTAGCCGAGATGATCTGTCTATTGACATGGACGCTAGGATGAGTACAGCTTCGGGCCAATTGTTGATGAACCCTCGATCCCCCGTGTCTAACTCCGACAGTGAGCTGGATGTTGAGAGGGGACTCTCAATGTCCGATTTACTGAGTCCATTAGcaagatttggaaagaaagattCCAGTCCATTTAGGAGGTACTCAAGCTCAGGTCCTTTCAGAACAGGAAAAACCAGGAGGCTATGGCAAAAAATGAGACGATTATCTGCAGGTAGTGTAAGCGAGCATGGGATGATGTTTGGGTTGCAGTGTGGATCCCACTAA
- the LOC104249795 gene encoding receptor-like serine/threonine-protein kinase ALE2 isoform X1: MGGVRLQLLCLVLKVCVFSLVLQGSAGFSLSPSPSASSSIPPIEEGIPSSVSHGKAFRSNAPAPAFELNGTSSPPANVLPPLTSNPVPQPKEALTPSLQPSAPTLLPPPSSAPPAISSAPPPAASLPALPPPPIKWNGPAPVLPPSAPKRERQHAEQPVSVPEAPAPVSSPGRNSPEDAPTKAPPLPGSKPPSESRAPESPLSSIAPVVNMPAPRGKPHNSLPTIPRNPEVSPSIPPVLNAPAPRGNPENPLPTHPIIPEVSPSVPPVLNAPSPRGKPQKPLPVRPNNPEVSPSIPPAIVAPPPRKLPNNSPPSHPRIPLKPPSSSPGKHEISPVSTLWPSIHHKRASAPAAAPPNGIISQHPAKAPTEHKAMGSSTNAPHKFFNSPPKERLYPPLSAPSTSFQRDHRLKDNMTAITPSSYEVHPHLSTEQGPLIPPSPSFHAKSYPKTNLRHQSHSPLTAGSSVPPLLAPLTSPESHDSPAIAPSPAASSRPTKKPFLSPPLGSSSRHPKIPHPFQALPPPPPNEDCASLACAEPFTNGPPKTPCVCVLPMRVGLRLSVALYTFFPLVSELATEIAVGVFIDPSQVRIMGANSASQYPEKTIVLIDLVPLGEKFDNTTAFLTSQRFWHKQVLIKASLFGDYDVLYVQYPGLPPSPPSAASDIDTIGSRPYPGDNNGRTIQPLGVDVSGQRHKSGPNRSVIAVIVLSASVAVILCCAVAWVLLFRHRDRGCQSDPTPPTTLPSLAKSSGIAASMIGSRPNSPSLSFSSSFAAYTGSARTFSSSEIERATDNFNEARVLGEGGFGRVYSGVLDDGTKVAVKILKRDDQQGGREFLAEVEMLSRLHHRNLVKLIGICIEERSRCLVYELMPNGSVESHLHGVDKEISPLDWHARMKIALGAARGLAYLHEDSSPRVIHRDFKSSNILLEHDFTPKVSDFGLARAALDEENRHISTRVMGTFGYVAPEYAMTGHLLVKSDVYSYGVVLLELLTGRKPVDMSQPPGQENLVAWARPLLTSEEGLELIVDSTLGPDFPSDDIVKVAAIASMCVQPEVSHRPFMGEVVQALKLVCSEGEQTKEFVSRSCSRDDLSIDMDARMSTASGQLLMNPRSPVSNSDSELDVERGLSMSDLLSPLARFGKKDSSPFRRYSSSGPFRTGKTRRLWQKMRRLSAGSVSEHGMMFGLQCGSH, from the exons ATGGGTGGGGTGAGGCTGCAACTTCTTTGCTTGGTGCTGAAAGTCTGTGTCTTTTCTTTGGTTCTTCAGGGATCTGCAG gTTTCAGTTTATCCCCCTCTCCGTCAGCTTCCTCTTCAATTCCTCCTATTGAAGAAGGAATACCCTCTTCCGTCTCTCATGGGAAGGCATTCAGAAGTAATGCACCTGCTCCTGCATTTGAACTAAATG GGACGTCTTCTCCTCCTGCAAATGTGCTTCCACCGCTGACGTCTAACCCTGTTCCCCAACCGAAAGAAGCTCTCACTCCATCTCTGCAACCAAGCGCTCCTACATTATTGCCACCTCCCAGTTCAGCCCCACCCGCAATCTCTTCAGCTCCGCCACCAGCCGCTTCTCTACCAGCTCTTCCTCCTCCTCCGATTAAGTGGAATGGTCCTGCTCCAGTTCTTCCACCAAGTGCTCCTAAGAGAGAGCGTCAACATGCTGAGCAGCCTGTTTCTGTGCCAGAAGCTCCAG CACCAGTCTCGTCACCTGGAAGGAATTCACCAGAAGATGCACCAACTAAAGCTCCACCGCTACCTGGATCTAAGCCACCCAGTGAGAGCAGGGCACCAGAGAGTCCTCTCTCCTCAATTGCCCCGG TCGTTAACATGCCAGCTCCACGGGGAAAGCCGCACAATTCACTGCCCACCATCCCAAGAAATCCAGAAGTTTCACCATCCATTCCACCAG TCCTGAATGCGCCTGCTCCAAGGGGAAATCCAGAAAATCCACTGCCCACCCACCCAATCATTCCAGAAGTCTCACCATCTGTTCCACCAG TCCTTAATGCGCCTTCTCCAAGGGGAAAGCCACAGAAACCGCTGCCCGTTCGCCCAAACAATCCAGAAGTCTCACCATCCATTCCACCAG CGATAGTTGCACCACCACCAAGGAAGTTACCTAACAATTCACCACCCAGCCATCCAAGAATTCCTCTAAAACCTCCATCCAGTTCCCCAG GTAAGCATGAGATATCCCCTGTATCAACTCTGTGGCCAAGCATCCACCACAAAAGAGCAAGTGCTCCAGCTGCTGCACCTCCTAATGGGATTATCAGTCAGCATCCAGCAAAAG CTCCTACTGAACACAAAGCCATGGGATCCTCTACTAATGCTCCTCATAAATTCTTTAATTCTCCCCCCAAGGAAAGATTATATCCTCCTTTATCTGCACCTTCAACCTCATTTCAGAGGGATCACCGCCTAAAAGATAACATGACAGCAATCACTCCGTCATCTTATGAAGTTCATCCTCATCTTTCAACTGAACAAG GTCCATTGATACCTCCATCTCCTTCGTTTCACGCAAAATCATATCCAAAGACTAACCTTAGGCACCAATCTCATTCACCGTTAACTGCAG GATCATCGGTCCCACCACTTCTTGCGCCTTTAACATCTCCAGAAAGCCATGATTCTCCTGCAATAGCACCCTCTCCGGCTGCTTCATCTAGACCAACTAAAA AGCCATTTCTTTCCCCTCCCCTTGGGTCTTCATCAAGGCATCCAAAGATACCGCATCCATTTCAAGCACTACCACCGCCACCTCCTAACGAAG ATTGCGCATCATTGGCTTGCGCGGAGCCTTTCACAAATGGTCCACCAAAAACaccttgtgtttgtgtcttgcCCATGCGAGTTGGACTACGCCTTAGTGTAGCACTCTACACCTTCTTCCCTTTGGTTTCGGAGCTGGCTACAGAAATCGCTGTTGGTGTATTTATAGATCCAAGTCAAGTCCGTATTATGGGAGCAAATTCAGCCAGCCAGTATCCAGAAAAGACCATTGTCCTTATTGATTTGGTACCCCTTGGAGAAAAATTTGATAACACTACAGCATTTCTGACATCTCAAAGATTCTGGCACAAACAAGTTCTTATAAAAGCTTCACTCTTTGGTGATTATGATGTATTGTATGTGCAATATCCAG GTCTTCCTCCCTCCCCTCCTTCAGCAGCTTCAGACATTGATACCATAGGTAGCCGACCATATCCTGGTGATAATAACGGAAGGACCATACAGCCTCTTGGAGTTGATGTGAGCGGGCAACGGCACAAAAGTGGGCCAAATCGGAGTGTCATAGCAGTAATTGTATTGTCAGCCTCTGTCGCAGTTATTTTATGCTGTGCCGTGGCATGGGTTTTGCTTTTCAGACATAGAGATCGCGGATGTCAGTCAGACCCAACTCCACCAACTACATTACCGTCCCTTGCAAAGTCATCAG GGATTGCAGCCTCCATGATTGGGAGCAGGCCAAACTCTCCTTCATTATCCTTTAGTTCTAGCTTTGCTGCTTATACTGGTTCAGCTAGAACATTCAGTTCAAGTGAAATTGAGAGAGCAACTGACAACTTCAATGAAGCAAGAGTACTAGGTGAAGGGGGATTTGGTCGTGTTTATAGTGGTGTGCTTGATGATGGAACGAAAGTGGCTGTGAAAATCCTCAAGAGAGACGATCAGCAGGGTGGTCGTGAATTTTTGGCTGAAGTAGAGATGCTGAGCCGCCTCCATCATAGGAACTTGGTCAAGTTGATAGGCATATGTATTGAGGAACGCAGTCGCTGTTTAGTTTATGAGCTCATGCCAAATGGCAGCGTAGAATCTCACCTTCACG GTGTTGACAAGGAAATTTCTCCACTTGATTGGCATGCCCGAATGAAAATAGCACTTGGTGCTGCCCGAGGCCTGGCCTATTTGCATGAAGATTCCAGTCCCCGTGTCATACATAGGGATTTTAAATCTAGTAACATCTTACTGGAACATGATTTCACCCCAAAAGTGTCTGATTTTGGTTTGGCTAGAGCTGCATTAGATGAAGAAAACAGACACATATCCACTCGAGTCATGGGAACTTTTGG GTATGTAGCTCCAGAATATGCTATGACGGGGCATCTCCTTGTAAAGAGTGATGTTTACAGCTATGGGGTTGTCCTACTTGAGCTGCTAACCGGAAGAAAGCCGGTGGATATGTCCCAACCACCTGGTCAAGAGAATTTAGTGGCTTGGGCACGCCCACTCCTAACGAGTGAAGAAGGTCTGGAGTTGATTGTGGACTCTACTTTGGGGCCTGATTTCCCTTCTGATGACATTGTAAAAGTAGCTGCTATTGCTTCAATGTGTGTTCAACCAGAGGTATCGCACAGGCCTTTCATGGGTGAGGTCGTCCAGGCTTTGAAGTTGGTGTGTAGCGAAGGTGAACAGACAAAAGAATTCGTGTCTCGAAGTTGTAGCCGAGATGATCTGTCTATTGACATGGACGCTAGGATGAGTACAGCTTCGGGCCAATTGTTGATGAACCCTCGATCCCCCGTGTCTAACTCCGACAGTGAGCTGGATGTTGAGAGGGGACTCTCAATGTCCGATTTACTGAGTCCATTAGcaagatttggaaagaaagattCCAGTCCATTTAGGAGGTACTCAAGCTCAGGTCCTTTCAGAACAGGAAAAACCAGGAGGCTATGGCAAAAAATGAGACGATTATCTGCAGGTAGTGTAAGCGAGCATGGGATGATGTTTGGGTTGCAGTGTGGATCCCACTAA